The Candidatus Baltobacteraceae bacterium region CGGCGAATCTCGACGGCACGACGGTACGCGTCGCGCTTGGCTCGGTCGTCGTCGCGACCTACGGTACGCACGCTCGAGGGACGCGCCGCATCGAACCGTTTCTGACCTTCGTGCAGGCGCGCGCCCCACGCGTTACGTCGACCGGCGCGACGCTCCCGGCGCTCGAGAGCTATGTGCTCGCGATGCCGGGCATCGCGCCGCAGCTCGCATCGCAGATTCGCGCGCTCGGCGATCTCAGCCAAACGCTGCCGATTCCGATTCGTCCCGACAAGCAGACCGCGCAGCGGATCACGGTCGGCGGTGCGCCGGGTTTAGCGATCGGCGATAATACCGGACTCGGTGCCGGTGTGGTGTGGGAGAAAAACGGCATCGTTTACGGCGTCGCCGGAACGCTGAGCGAGGACGACGTGTTGGCGTTTGCCAATGGCCTCCGGTAACGCCCTCGAAGCGCACCATCTCGTTAAGCGCTACGGCGCCGTGACCGCGCTTGCCGATCTCTCGCTTGAGATCGGGCGCGGCGAGATCTTCGGTTTCCTAGGCCCAAACGGTGCCGGCAAAACGACGGCGGTGAAGATCCTGGTTGGTCTCAATCGCGCGAGCGCCGGGGATGCGACGGTTTTGGGCCGTCCGCTTAGCGATCGTGCCACGCGGCGCAAGATCGGCTATCTGCCCGAACTCTTTCGCTATCAGGAGTGGCTGAGCGCTCGCGAGGTCCTGCATTTTCACGCGCGACTCGCAGGGCTCTCGACGACGCGATCCGCCGGCGAACTGCCGCGCGTCTTAAACCTAGTCGGCCTGACGGCGCGCGGCGACGACCGGGTCGGCACCTTTTCCAAAGGAATGCAACAGCGCCTCGGCCTCGCCGTAGCGCTGCTCGGCGAACCCGAAGTGATCTTTCTCGACGAGCCCACCTCGGCGCTCGATCCGATCGGGCGGCACGACGTGCGCGAACTCTTGCGCGTGCTCCAATCGCGCGGCACCACGGTCTTCCTCAACTCGCACCTTTTGAGCGAGGTGGAATTGGTCTGCGATCGCGTTGCGATCGTCAACCGGGGCCGCGTCGTCGCGCACGGACCGATCGCCGCGATCGTCGGCAGCGGCCGCGGCGTACGCGTGCGCGCGAGCGCCGACGGGACGCCGCTCGAGCCGGTGCTCTCGGCGTTCGGCCCGACCGTCGCCGACGGCGACGCGCTGCGCGTGGAAGGCGTACCGCGCGACGCGATTCCGCAACTGGTTGCGGCGTTGGTCGCCGCAAACGCGCGCGTCTACGAGATCGAACCGCTCGCAACCTCGCTCGAAGAACGGTTTTTGCAGATGACCGGAGACGGCGCGTGATCGATGTCGTGCTCGTAACCTTGCGCGAGTTGGTTCGCCGCCGCTTCGTGCTCGCGGCGATCGTCGCAACGGCGCTGCTCGTTGCGCTCACCGCCTGGGGATTCCACAGTCTGACGCACGCGCACGATCGTCACGGCGCGACGCTCTCGCCGCTCGAAGTTCGAACGACCAGCGCCGGGCTCGTGCTGCTGATTGCGTACATGTTTAGCTTCGTGCTGGCGGTGGCGGCAACGTTCGTTGCGGCGCCCGCGCTCGCCAACGAAATCGAGTCGGGCGTGCTGCTGCCGATCGTCGTGCGTCCGATCGCGCGCGCGTCGATTCTGCTCGGCAAGACGATCGGCATCGGATTGATGCTCGGCGCCTATTTACTGGTAGCGGGGATCGCCGAACTCACGATCGTGCGCGCGATTACGGGCTACGCTCCGCCGCATCCGTTCGAAGCCTTCGGATTCGTTTGGCTGCTCGCGCTCGTCATGGTCGCGTTCGCGACGCTGCTCGGCACGCGACTCTCCGCGATCGCGAGCAGCATCGTCGCGGTCGTGCTCTTCGGTATCGCCTGGATCGGCGGCATCGTGGGCGGCATCGGCGGCGCGGTCCACAACCAAGCCCTCGTAAACGCCGGCACGATCTCGCAACTCGTCCTGCCGAGCGATGCGATGTGGCAGGCGGCCGCGTACCGATTGGAACCCGTGGCGATGATCGTCGGCATGCAGCAGGCCGCCGCGCATAATTCCTACGGCGGTCCGTTTCTGATCGCGGCGCCGCCGCCGCTGCCGATGCTCCTCTGGACGCTCGCGTGGATCGTGGTCGTCGTTAGCCTGGCTTCGTGGAGTTTTGCTCGCCGGAGTCTGTGAGCGCCCAGGTGTTGACGAATTGCATCGCCGCGTCGATGCCCGCGTCGAGCCAGCGTTCGATCCCGTCGGCGGCCGCGCCGACGACGTCGGGCAACCGCTCGCGTTCCGCTTCGGTGAAGGGGCTAAGGACGTGATCGATCGTGTCGTACTCGGGGCGGCCGACGCCCACGCGCAGGCGCGGAAAACCTTCGCCCACCGTCGCGATGAGCGAACGCATGCCGTTGTGGCCGCCATGGCCGCCGAACGCGCGCAACCGAAGTTTGCCGAAGGGAATATCCATCTCGTCGTACGCAACGAAGACGCCGGCCGGCGGCACGCGATACCACGAGGCGATCAAACGAACCGGCGCGCCGCTCAAATTCATGAACGACTGGGGTTTGACGAGCACGATCTTGCGCCGCGAATCGTAGATCTGCAGCGCGTTGTCTTTTTTCTTCCAGCCGTCTAACGCAAAGCGACGCGCCACTTCGTCGGCTATCGAAAATCCGACGTTGTGACGCGTGCGCTCGTACTCTCTGCCCGGGTTGCCCAATCCGACGATTAGGCGTACGTCGGAGTCGGCTATTTAGCGGCTCCTTCGCCTTCCGGAGTCTCGCCGATGACGACGGGTTCGGCCTGAGCCGGCGCGCCTTCGGTGGCGGCTTCCTCAAGCACTTGAGCGGTCTTCGAGGGCTCGACGACCACGACGGTTTGATCGCCCGGCGTGATCATGGTGAATCCGTCGGGAAGCGTTATCTGGCTCGCCGTGATGTGATCGTGAATGCCAAGTTCGCTCACGTCGATCTCAATGCTGTCGGGCAGTTTGTTCGCCGGCCCGGAGACTTCGAGGTCGTGGGCGACCACGTCCATCACGCCGCCGGAGTCTTTAACGCCCTTAGCAACGCCGGTCGTGACGACCGGGAGTCGCGCGTGAACGCTCTCGTTGGCCGACGTGCGCTGCAGGTCGGCGTGGAGCACTTTGCGCGAAACCGGGTGGATTTGGATCTCGCGAACCAGCGCCGTTTCGTTCTTCTTTCCATCGAACACGAGCGTGACGAGCGACGTGCGCCCGCCGTGATGGAGGAGTTCGTCAAACGCGCGCGCGTCGAAGATCACGTGCTGGGGCTCGCTGCCGTGACCGTAAAGGACGCCCGGGACTTTCCCCTGCGCGCGCAGGCCACGCGAGCCCGTCGTGCCGGTTTGCGCGCGGTCTTGGACCGATAGTCGTAATTCTTGTGCCACGATGAAGTTCTCTCCAGTTCTAGTGTACGGTTACGGTACGGCGATGGGCTCCGGCTCGATGCGCGGGGCCTCGGTCAATCTTTTCTCCGGGTCTTCGGTGAAGAGTTCGGAGACGGAGCGGTTGGTCGTAATACGATTGATCGCATCGGCGAGCGTTTGGGCGATCGAGAGCTGCACGAATTTCGGGTGCTCGGTCACGTCCGGGAACGGGATCGTGTCGGTCACGACCACTCGTTCGATGGGCGACTCTTCGAGCACGCGGATCGCATCGCCCGCGAAAATGCCGTGCGTGGCGATCGTGTAGACTTTCGTCGCACCCCGCGCGAGGATCGCTTCCGCCGCCTTAGCCAGCGTTCCGCCGGTCGAGATCATATCATCGACCACGACCGCGATCTTACCCGAAACGTCGCCGACAATATCGGTAACCTCCGAAACGTCGGGCTCCGGCCGGCGTTTGAAGACGATTGCCAGCGAACTGCCCAGCCGCTTGGCGAAGAGTTCGGCGCGATGGACGCCGCCCGCATCGGGCGAGACCACCACGATCTTGTCGTCGCAGAGGCCCTCTTTTTTGAGGTAGTTACAGGCGACCGGCATCGCGGTGAGATTATCGACCGGCCCGTCGAAGAAGCCCTGAATCTGAGCGGCGTGCAGGTCCACGGTGACCATGCGCTTGGCGCCGGCCGTTTTGAGGAGGTTGGCGATCACTTTGGCGGAGATCGGCTCGCGGCCGGTCGTCTTTTTATCCTGTTTCGCGTACCCGTAGTACGGGACGACCGCCGTGATGCGCGCCGCCGACGCCCGCTTGAGCGCGTCGATCATCAGCAGAAGCTCCATCAGCGAGTCGTTGACCCCGTTTCCGTTGGGCGCCTTGCAGATCGACTGGATCGCAAAGACCTCGGAACCGCGGACGTTCTCGCCGATCTGGACGCGCGTCTCTTCGTTTTTGAACTTCGAGACCAGCGCTTTGCCCACGTGAAGTTTCAGCCGCTTGGCGATCTCGTCGGCTAGACGCGGGTTCGAATTTCCGCTGAAGAGGAGTGGATTGTGACTCAACGGTGCATCTCCGGGGAGGCGAGCGCGGACCTCAGAGCAGTTCACGCGCTCTGGGGTCACGACCTTCGCGAAACCCGCGCCCCGGGCGGGGCGGTCTAGCATGAGCATGCCGCAGAAATTCGAACTCGTCGCCCCCTACTCGCTCGCCGGCGACCAGCCGAAGGCCACCGCCGCCCTCAGCGAGGGCGTGCTCCGCGGCGACCGCGCGCAGACGCTGCTCGGGGTGACGGGCTCGGGCAAAACCGTCGCCATGGCGCGCGTCATCGAGATGGTTCAGAAACCCACGCTCGTACTCTGCCACAACAAGACGCTCGCGGCCCAGCTCTGCGCCGAGTTCCGCGATTTTTTCCCCAACAACGCGGTCGAGTATTTCGTATCGTACTTCGACTACTATCAGCCCGAAGCGTATATCGCGCACACCGATACCTATATCGAGAAGGACAGCTCGATCAACGACGAGATCGAGCGGCTCCGCCACTCGGCCACCCAGTCGATGCTCACGCGTCCCGATACGCTGATCGTGGCCTCGGTCTCGTGCATCTACGGCCTCGGTTCGCCCTCGGATTACATGGAGATGTCGGTCACGATCCGCGTCGGCGGCGAACTCAATCGCGACGCATTCCTGCGCAAACTCGTCGACATGCAATACCGGCGCAACGATCTCAACCTCGTGCGCGGAACCTTTCGCGTTCGCGGCGACACGCTTGAATTCGTAAGCGTCGATGAAGAGCTCGTTCATCGCATCGAGTTTTTCGGCGATACGGTCGATGCGATCAACGTCGTCAACTTGATGACCGGCGAGTACGTCGAGTCCAAAGACGAACTGCTGATCTTCCCGGCCAAGCATTTCATCACGCCCGACGAGAAGCTGCGCCGT contains the following coding sequences:
- a CDS encoding ABC transporter ATP-binding protein, with amino-acid sequence MASGNALEAHHLVKRYGAVTALADLSLEIGRGEIFGFLGPNGAGKTTAVKILVGLNRASAGDATVLGRPLSDRATRRKIGYLPELFRYQEWLSAREVLHFHARLAGLSTTRSAGELPRVLNLVGLTARGDDRVGTFSKGMQQRLGLAVALLGEPEVIFLDEPTSALDPIGRHDVRELLRVLQSRGTTVFLNSHLLSEVELVCDRVAIVNRGRVVAHGPIAAIVGSGRGVRVRASADGTPLEPVLSAFGPTVADGDALRVEGVPRDAIPQLVAALVAANARVYEIEPLATSLEERFLQMTGDGA
- a CDS encoding ABC transporter permease, which gives rise to MIDVVLVTLRELVRRRFVLAAIVATALLVALTAWGFHSLTHAHDRHGATLSPLEVRTTSAGLVLLIAYMFSFVLAVAATFVAAPALANEIESGVLLPIVVRPIARASILLGKTIGIGLMLGAYLLVAGIAELTIVRAITGYAPPHPFEAFGFVWLLALVMVAFATLLGTRLSAIASSIVAVVLFGIAWIGGIVGGIGGAVHNQALVNAGTISQLVLPSDAMWQAAAYRLEPVAMIVGMQQAAAHNSYGGPFLIAAPPPLPMLLWTLAWIVVVVSLASWSFARRSL
- the pth gene encoding aminoacyl-tRNA hydrolase, with amino-acid sequence MGNPGREYERTRHNVGFSIADEVARRFALDGWKKKDNALQIYDSRRKIVLVKPQSFMNLSGAPVRLIASWYRVPPAGVFVAYDEMDIPFGKLRLRAFGGHGGHNGMRSLIATVGEGFPRLRVGVGRPEYDTIDHVLSPFTEAERERLPDVVGAAADGIERWLDAGIDAAMQFVNTWALTDSGEQNSTKPG
- a CDS encoding 50S ribosomal protein L25, whose product is MAQELRLSVQDRAQTGTTGSRGLRAQGKVPGVLYGHGSEPQHVIFDARAFDELLHHGGRTSLVTLVFDGKKNETALVREIQIHPVSRKVLHADLQRTSANESVHARLPVVTTGVAKGVKDSGGVMDVVAHDLEVSGPANKLPDSIEIDVSELGIHDHITASQITLPDGFTMITPGDQTVVVVEPSKTAQVLEEAATEGAPAQAEPVVIGETPEGEGAAK
- a CDS encoding ribose-phosphate pyrophosphokinase, whose translation is MSHNPLLFSGNSNPRLADEIAKRLKLHVGKALVSKFKNEETRVQIGENVRGSEVFAIQSICKAPNGNGVNDSLMELLLMIDALKRASAARITAVVPYYGYAKQDKKTTGREPISAKVIANLLKTAGAKRMVTVDLHAAQIQGFFDGPVDNLTAMPVACNYLKKEGLCDDKIVVVSPDAGGVHRAELFAKRLGSSLAIVFKRRPEPDVSEVTDIVGDVSGKIAVVVDDMISTGGTLAKAAEAILARGATKVYTIATHGIFAGDAIRVLEESPIERVVVTDTIPFPDVTEHPKFVQLSIAQTLADAINRITTNRSVSELFTEDPEKRLTEAPRIEPEPIAVP